A region of Reichenbachiella carrageenanivorans DNA encodes the following proteins:
- a CDS encoding PAS domain-containing sensor histidine kinase — MKKTQALSKLVRILMAASFGVAILAVIGQYSLMQHVANKELYQLQFGLFGGLVLLGVIAFFVIVKPAYMKFRSVYQALIESEESAKQMTQELNRLYNELGKSYQDLEAVNLVPEEPSTLMKLDSDGNVIYVSDRFKQIMSVNGEGFSKNLFEWFKEENLNEDFITSLRNILSRGESWNGELDLTNQDGDLIWLDISMQPVMSGANSSLKTLVIGRDVTEMKEAKQRSREINREAIEKRVKEQQYRSVLILEGQEEERKRISQEIHDGIGQMLTGLKLNLEGIVPSDSPHMKKRLRDTKDLMKSVIKEVRRVSFNLTPSSLVDFGITPAMKKISQEVSALTNTKVEFDNRTNFINRLDKNVETNLYRIVQEAVNNGIKYAQADKIVISFEHNPSHLIVTVADNGKGFEFEKLQKTGHFGASGHGIFNMKERAAFINGSFDIQTELGVGTKIIIKLPLS, encoded by the coding sequence TTGAAAAAAACACAAGCACTTAGCAAACTGGTAAGAATTTTAATGGCAGCTTCATTTGGAGTTGCCATTTTGGCCGTTATTGGTCAGTATTCTTTGATGCAACATGTGGCGAATAAGGAGCTATATCAGTTGCAGTTCGGGTTGTTTGGAGGGCTCGTTTTGTTGGGCGTGATTGCTTTTTTTGTAATTGTCAAACCGGCATATATGAAATTTCGATCTGTTTATCAGGCACTGATCGAATCAGAAGAATCGGCCAAACAAATGACACAGGAACTCAATAGGCTCTACAATGAGTTGGGCAAGTCTTATCAAGACCTGGAAGCTGTCAACCTCGTGCCAGAGGAGCCTTCCACACTCATGAAACTTGATAGTGATGGCAACGTGATTTATGTTTCTGATCGCTTTAAACAAATCATGTCTGTGAATGGCGAGGGGTTTTCTAAAAACCTATTTGAGTGGTTCAAAGAGGAAAATCTAAATGAAGATTTTATCACCAGCTTGCGAAATATTCTTTCTCGTGGGGAATCTTGGAATGGTGAATTAGATTTAACTAACCAAGATGGTGATTTGATATGGTTGGATATTTCGATGCAGCCCGTGATGAGTGGAGCCAATAGCAGTTTGAAGACCTTGGTTATCGGGCGAGATGTGACCGAAATGAAGGAAGCCAAGCAGCGGTCTAGAGAGATCAACCGTGAAGCGATCGAAAAACGAGTGAAAGAACAACAATACCGGTCGGTGTTGATTCTTGAAGGACAAGAAGAAGAAAGAAAACGCATTTCACAAGAAATACACGATGGGATTGGTCAGATGTTGACTGGTCTGAAACTCAACCTTGAAGGCATCGTGCCATCAGACTCTCCACACATGAAAAAACGATTGAGGGATACGAAAGACCTCATGAAAAGTGTGATCAAAGAGGTGAGAAGAGTATCCTTTAATTTGACCCCAAGTAGCTTGGTGGATTTTGGTATCACACCAGCGATGAAAAAAATCAGTCAGGAAGTTTCCGCATTGACTAATACAAAGGTAGAATTCGATAATCGAACGAATTTTATCAATAGATTAGATAAAAATGTAGAGACCAATTTGTACCGTATCGTACAAGAAGCCGTAAACAACGGCATCAAATATGCCCAAGCTGATAAAATAGTTATTAGTTTTGAACACAACCCTTCGCATTTGATCGTGACAGTAGCGGACAACGGCAAAGGCTTTGAGTTTGAAAAATTGCAAAAAACTGGACATTTTGGAGCGTCTGGGCATGGAATATTTAATATGAAAGAAAGAGCGGCCTTTATAAATGGCTCTTTCGACATTCAAACAGAACTCGGGGTAGGGACGAAAATTATAATCAAACTACCGTTAAGCTAG
- a CDS encoding response regulator transcription factor, translating to MNTIKVILADDHVIVRNGIKILLESEGEVEVIAEASNGQEAVEKVKQFKPDILISDIRMPIMNGLEATAELKKVSPDTKTLILSMHDDEEYIIKSVECGASGYLLKDTTKEEFVKALRSILDGHKYFSGDISDVLVNGYLNKGAQGSSDSNREGDVLVKTDYHITKREKQILQLVYEGHSNKEIADELQKSIRTVETHRFNIMKKLEVGNITELIRKIDNELYILD from the coding sequence ATGAATACGATAAAAGTAATCTTAGCCGACGACCACGTCATTGTTAGAAATGGAATCAAAATTTTGCTTGAAAGCGAAGGTGAAGTCGAAGTAATCGCTGAAGCTTCTAACGGGCAGGAAGCCGTTGAAAAGGTTAAGCAGTTTAAGCCAGATATTCTGATCTCAGATATTCGTATGCCGATTATGAACGGACTCGAAGCCACTGCTGAGCTCAAAAAAGTATCTCCAGATACCAAGACATTGATCCTCTCCATGCATGATGATGAGGAGTATATCATCAAAAGCGTAGAATGTGGGGCGTCTGGTTATCTGCTCAAAGACACCACCAAAGAGGAGTTTGTAAAAGCACTCAGAAGTATCTTGGATGGGCATAAGTATTTTAGTGGTGATATCTCAGATGTTTTAGTAAATGGTTATTTAAATAAAGGCGCACAAGGTTCCTCAGATTCCAATCGTGAAGGAGATGTTTTAGTCAAAACAGATTACCATATTACTAAACGTGAAAAGCAAATTTTACAGTTGGTATACGAAGGTCATAGCAACAAAGAAATTGCAGATGAACTGCAAAAAAGTATCCGTACAGTAGAAACTCACCGTTTCAACATCATGAAAAAACTGGAGGTGGGCAATATCACCGAACTTATCAGAAAAATAGATAACGAGCTTTACATCCTAGACTAA
- a CDS encoding nitrate reductase yields MSTSQKNLPVKAKTTCSYCGVGCGIDISVNLKGNIEVEGTSDHPVNRGMLCSKGRSLNYVVQDQSDRLLYPQMRGAKNHPLQRVSWDAAIDRAAAVFKTFIEKHGPNSVGFYISGQCLTEEYYLVNKLTKGYIGTNNIDTNSRLCMSSAVVGYTKTLGEDAVPIAYEDIELADCFLIAGANPAWCHPILFRRIEQHKEKNPNTKIVVIDPRVTDSCALADLHLQLTPGTDEVLLHAIGRVLIESGNFDLKFIQSYTDGFEDYKEKVLKTSLEEAAVICDVPVDQIQLAAQYIGDAKGFLSLWTMGLNQSTQGVNNNLALINLNLITGHIGKPGSGPFSLTGQPNAMGGREVGGMASLLAAHRVQANEDHRKEVADFWGVETLPDKPGLTATQMFDALDSGEMKAVWIICTNPSVSMPNADLVDRALKKAKFVVVQDISSKSDTVKYADLVLPAAGWLEKEGTMTNSERRISYLPKVVDAPGEALSDNEILIRFARRMGYEGFNFHSIEEIYAEHCRLTKGTNIDISGLTYQRLKAAGTMQWPVPSADHPGTPRLFEDKKFYTPSGKAQILPGGNKNECDQLSEEYPLILTTGRVRDQWHTMTRTGKVNKLNKHIPKPFLEIHPEDAKVRGIEDGMPVLIQNDRGEVRVNATVTEKIKKGVVFLPMHWGKILQNSFGRANNITSKTFDPTSKQPGFKYSAVRVEKYKKPKEKIVIVGAGAAAYRFINSYRTLNAEDEIHVFSKEEYPFYNRVLLPEYVNEHKEWEDLLKFKYGEFEELNVTLHNATSIEDVDKVKKTVVDSNGITHTYDKLILGTGSRAFVPNNIPMELPGLFTMRDRHSADGLKKYIDNKGHVLIVGGGLLGLELASALREIDVEVSIVQLSTRLMERQLDTMASTLLRQMIEEMGVHVYTNDEVHNINVKGEKDIRIDLKSGKKIDCQAAVFAIGTRPNDQLARIASLKCARGIIVNDYMQTSHPEIYAIGEIAEHNQKLNGTTAAAEDQADIAARHIAGDLSALYKGTVPMNILKFPDLDLCSIGMPDAPLNMKDFDEIIFIDKSMKYYKKCIIHQDRLIGAVLMGDKAEFAEFKELIENEVELSEKRKELLRSGQAAEPMLGNLVCSCSNVGTGNLEKAFAGGCQTLAEACQSTGAGLGCGSCKGEVQQMLKKHLEDKEMALVS; encoded by the coding sequence ATGAGTACATCACAAAAGAACCTTCCAGTAAAAGCTAAAACGACTTGCTCCTATTGTGGTGTAGGTTGTGGAATCGATATAAGTGTCAATTTAAAAGGCAATATAGAAGTCGAAGGCACATCTGATCATCCAGTGAATAGAGGTATGCTTTGTTCAAAAGGCAGAAGTCTCAACTACGTAGTTCAAGATCAATCCGATCGCTTGCTCTATCCGCAAATGCGTGGAGCTAAAAATCACCCCTTGCAGCGAGTGAGTTGGGATGCAGCGATCGATCGAGCAGCTGCGGTATTCAAGACATTCATAGAAAAGCATGGCCCCAATTCCGTAGGGTTTTATATCTCAGGCCAGTGCCTCACAGAGGAGTACTATTTGGTAAACAAACTGACCAAAGGTTATATAGGTACTAATAATATCGACACGAATTCAAGACTTTGTATGAGCTCGGCAGTGGTAGGCTATACCAAGACTTTGGGAGAAGACGCTGTGCCAATTGCATATGAAGATATCGAACTGGCTGATTGCTTCCTGATCGCAGGAGCCAATCCCGCTTGGTGTCACCCTATTCTGTTTAGAAGAATAGAACAGCACAAAGAAAAAAATCCCAATACCAAGATCGTAGTGATCGATCCACGGGTCACAGATTCGTGCGCATTGGCAGATTTGCATTTGCAACTCACGCCAGGCACAGACGAAGTACTTCTACATGCCATAGGTAGGGTATTGATCGAAAGTGGAAATTTTGATCTCAAATTTATCCAAAGCTATACTGATGGCTTTGAAGATTATAAAGAAAAAGTACTGAAAACCTCACTCGAGGAGGCGGCTGTGATTTGTGATGTGCCCGTTGATCAAATCCAGCTGGCTGCTCAGTACATTGGCGATGCCAAAGGGTTTTTGTCTCTCTGGACCATGGGGCTAAATCAGAGTACGCAAGGGGTAAACAACAATCTTGCACTCATCAATCTCAATCTAATTACAGGTCATATTGGCAAACCAGGCTCTGGGCCATTCTCACTGACTGGTCAGCCTAATGCCATGGGAGGTAGAGAAGTAGGAGGTATGGCTTCTTTGCTTGCGGCGCACCGTGTGCAGGCCAACGAAGACCATAGAAAAGAGGTAGCAGATTTTTGGGGAGTAGAGACCTTGCCAGACAAGCCAGGGCTCACAGCCACACAGATGTTTGATGCGTTGGATTCGGGAGAGATGAAGGCCGTTTGGATCATCTGTACCAACCCATCTGTGAGTATGCCTAATGCGGATTTGGTAGATCGTGCCTTGAAGAAAGCCAAATTTGTGGTGGTGCAAGACATCTCATCCAAGTCGGACACGGTAAAATATGCCGATCTCGTATTGCCAGCTGCAGGATGGTTGGAGAAGGAAGGTACCATGACGAATTCCGAACGAAGAATTAGCTATTTGCCTAAGGTGGTGGATGCACCTGGAGAAGCCTTATCAGACAATGAAATTTTGATCCGATTTGCCAGACGAATGGGATACGAAGGATTCAATTTTCATTCAATAGAAGAAATTTATGCGGAGCATTGTCGCTTGACTAAAGGGACTAATATTGACATCTCGGGATTGACTTACCAGCGACTCAAAGCTGCTGGTACTATGCAGTGGCCAGTGCCATCTGCGGACCACCCAGGCACGCCTAGATTGTTTGAGGATAAGAAATTTTATACACCATCTGGCAAAGCACAAATTTTGCCTGGTGGCAATAAGAACGAATGTGATCAGCTGTCCGAAGAATATCCATTGATCCTGACTACTGGGCGTGTGCGCGATCAGTGGCATACCATGACCCGTACGGGCAAAGTGAATAAGCTTAATAAACATATTCCTAAACCGTTTCTTGAAATTCATCCAGAGGATGCCAAAGTGAGAGGCATCGAAGATGGCATGCCTGTCTTGATACAGAATGATCGTGGAGAAGTACGAGTGAATGCCACAGTCACAGAAAAGATTAAAAAGGGAGTTGTGTTTTTGCCTATGCACTGGGGTAAAATATTGCAAAACAGTTTCGGTAGAGCTAATAACATCACCAGCAAGACTTTCGACCCTACATCTAAACAACCAGGTTTCAAATATTCGGCCGTACGGGTGGAAAAATACAAGAAGCCCAAGGAAAAGATCGTGATCGTTGGGGCAGGCGCTGCGGCGTATCGTTTTATCAATTCTTATCGCACGTTGAATGCCGAAGATGAAATTCATGTTTTTTCGAAAGAGGAATACCCATTCTACAATCGAGTATTACTACCCGAGTATGTAAATGAGCATAAAGAGTGGGAAGACTTGCTCAAGTTCAAGTATGGTGAATTCGAGGAGTTGAATGTGACACTGCACAACGCCACCAGTATCGAAGATGTAGATAAGGTGAAAAAAACGGTTGTAGATTCCAATGGTATTACCCATACTTATGATAAGCTGATATTAGGTACAGGCTCGCGGGCTTTTGTGCCAAACAACATCCCGATGGAGCTGCCAGGGCTATTTACCATGCGTGATAGACACAGCGCTGATGGGCTCAAAAAATACATTGACAACAAAGGGCATGTATTGATAGTAGGCGGAGGTCTGCTGGGATTGGAATTGGCTTCTGCACTGAGAGAGATAGACGTGGAAGTGTCTATAGTGCAGTTGTCCACCCGCCTCATGGAGCGTCAGCTCGATACGATGGCCAGTACCTTGCTTCGTCAAATGATCGAAGAAATGGGTGTGCATGTGTATACCAACGATGAAGTGCACAACATCAATGTGAAGGGAGAAAAGGATATTAGAATAGATCTTAAAAGTGGTAAAAAGATCGACTGTCAGGCTGCCGTATTTGCGATCGGCACCAGACCCAACGATCAGCTGGCAAGGATCGCTAGTCTCAAGTGTGCCAGAGGCATCATTGTGAACGACTACATGCAAACGAGCCATCCAGAAATATACGCCATTGGCGAAATAGCCGAGCACAATCAGAAATTGAATGGTACTACGGCAGCAGCGGAGGATCAGGCAGACATTGCTGCAAGGCATATCGCAGGAGATCTGAGTGCGCTCTACAAGGGCACCGTGCCTATGAATATTCTCAAATTCCCAGACTTGGATCTGTGTTCGATAGGGATGCCAGATGCTCCACTCAATATGAAAGACTTTGATGAAATCATCTTTATCGATAAGTCGATGAAGTACTACAAAAAGTGTATCATTCATCAAGATCGACTTATAGGAGCGGTGTTGATGGGAGACAAAGCCGAATTTGCCGAGTTTAAAGAGTTGATCGAAAACGAAGTAGAGCTGTCCGAAAAACGGAAAGAACTTTTGCGCTCGGGGCAAGCAGCTGAGCCTATGTTGGGCAACCTGGTTTGCTCTTGTAGCAACGTCGGTACAGGCAATCTCGAAAAAGCATTCGCGGGCGGATGCCAAACCCTAGCCGAAGCTTGCCAGTCTACTGGTGCAGGGTTGGGCTGTGGCAGTTGCAAAGGTGAAGTGCAGCAGATGCTCAAAAAGCATTTAGAAGACAAAGAAATGGCGCTCGTATCCTGA
- a CDS encoding rubredoxin — protein MEKKNLVRVFVKGGILSPGDFLKILTTAKELGSEFIHLGSRQDILFPAKDRSKALLENIFRSINTEYEVNEFTHQNIVSSYVALDVMPNKKWLVPHVYHYILDSFDFRAKYRINLVDPSQSMVPLFTGNINFIASTTDNYWYMYLRLKQYENRPIPYTKLIHGYDLSKVASCLNAMDLEKEDLQLEGLFTTVDQLEVNTLNPVEELKYPDAAFPYYEGLNREPGGNYWLGLYWRNNKFTINFLIELCRRCMDTNVGKISLTPWKSLIIKGIEENYFVGWEKLMGRFGINLRHSSLELNWHLPVLSDEALELKNYLVRALDQQDISTSGLTFTIKPNNDIYLFTSVVIEINTEDGDGGNTYNILYSKDFNPNSAEYLTYVKNVTKNVLPALLMELSVMYFDQIDDQPKVITKKKDSAPKAERVSERYQCKQCLSIYDAQYGDEAANVAPGTPFDSLPDAYICPTCEAKKTEFVLV, from the coding sequence ATGGAGAAAAAAAATTTGGTCAGGGTATTTGTAAAGGGAGGAATACTGTCTCCTGGCGATTTTTTAAAAATATTGACAACGGCTAAAGAATTGGGTTCAGAATTCATCCATTTGGGTTCGAGACAGGACATCCTATTTCCGGCCAAGGACAGAAGCAAAGCCCTGCTCGAAAATATTTTTAGGTCGATCAATACTGAATATGAGGTCAATGAATTTACGCACCAAAACATAGTAAGCTCCTATGTGGCACTGGATGTCATGCCCAACAAAAAATGGTTGGTGCCTCATGTCTATCATTATATTCTCGATAGCTTTGATTTTCGTGCTAAGTACCGGATCAATCTGGTAGACCCTTCGCAGAGCATGGTGCCGCTTTTTACAGGCAACATCAATTTTATTGCTTCTACCACGGACAATTACTGGTACATGTACTTGCGTCTAAAACAGTATGAAAATCGTCCGATCCCATATACCAAGCTCATTCATGGGTATGATTTGTCCAAGGTGGCGAGCTGCCTCAATGCTATGGATTTGGAGAAAGAGGATCTTCAGCTCGAAGGGTTATTTACCACAGTAGATCAATTGGAAGTAAATACACTCAACCCTGTGGAAGAACTGAAATACCCAGATGCGGCGTTTCCATACTACGAAGGACTGAACCGTGAGCCAGGGGGCAACTACTGGCTAGGGCTCTACTGGAGAAACAACAAATTCACGATCAATTTTTTAATTGAGCTGTGCCGCAGGTGCATGGATACCAACGTGGGAAAAATTAGCTTGACGCCTTGGAAGTCTTTAATTATCAAAGGTATTGAGGAAAACTATTTTGTGGGTTGGGAAAAGCTTATGGGACGGTTTGGGATTAATTTGCGCCACTCTTCGCTAGAGCTCAACTGGCATTTGCCCGTGCTGAGCGATGAGGCATTGGAGTTGAAAAACTATCTGGTTAGGGCACTGGATCAGCAAGACATCAGTACCTCGGGGTTGACCTTTACCATCAAGCCAAACAATGATATTTACTTGTTTACTTCTGTGGTGATAGAGATCAATACCGAAGATGGTGATGGAGGCAATACCTACAATATTTTGTATTCGAAGGACTTTAACCCCAACTCGGCGGAGTATTTGACCTACGTTAAAAATGTAACTAAAAATGTACTACCAGCCCTACTGATGGAACTGAGTGTGATGTACTTTGATCAGATCGATGATCAACCCAAAGTCATCACTAAGAAAAAGGACAGTGCGCCGAAAGCAGAGCGAGTCAGTGAGCGCTATCAGTGCAAGCAGTGTCTAAGTATCTACGATGCTCAGTACGGAGACGAAGCTGCAAACGTGGCGCCAGGCACCCCTTTCGATAGTCTGCCGGATGCATACATCTGCCCAACTTGCGAAGCCAAGAAAACGGAATTTGTATTGGTGTAA
- a CDS encoding SET domain-containing protein, producing the protein MIHPKTELKLINQEVGYGVFATDFIPEGTIVYVKDSLELVISPTDYLVHSSEMQEAIEKYSYMDENGNRIVSWDFAKYVNHCCNCNTISTGYGFEMAIRDIHKGDQITDEYGIFNIDKEMELVCGESKCRKKIRPEDFDLLYQKWDDKIKKSIGKLFNVEQPLLPLLDHAVRSELDQFFTNPEFYKSVYALKYKQHDLIAETKNNSVF; encoded by the coding sequence ATGATACACCCTAAAACAGAACTTAAATTAATTAATCAGGAAGTCGGATACGGAGTATTCGCTACAGATTTTATTCCTGAAGGTACTATCGTCTACGTGAAGGATAGTTTAGAATTGGTCATATCTCCTACCGACTATCTGGTGCATTCCAGCGAAATGCAAGAGGCCATAGAGAAGTATTCATATATGGATGAAAATGGAAATAGGATTGTAAGTTGGGATTTTGCTAAATATGTCAATCACTGCTGCAACTGCAACACGATCAGCACGGGTTATGGTTTTGAAATGGCCATTCGAGATATTCACAAAGGAGATCAGATCACGGATGAATATGGTATTTTCAACATAGACAAAGAAATGGAGCTGGTCTGTGGAGAAAGCAAGTGTAGAAAAAAAATCCGCCCAGAAGACTTTGATCTACTGTATCAAAAATGGGATGATAAGATTAAAAAATCAATTGGCAAATTGTTTAACGTGGAGCAACCTCTCTTGCCACTGCTAGACCATGCAGTACGGAGTGAACTGGATCAGTTTTTTACCAATCCAGAATTTTACAAATCCGTCTATGCACTCAAGTACAAGCAGCACGACTTGATAGCCGAGACAAAAAATAATTCAGTGTTTTAG